A window of the Electrophorus electricus isolate fEleEle1 chromosome 11, fEleEle1.pri, whole genome shotgun sequence genome harbors these coding sequences:
- the pou4f2 gene encoding POU domain, class 4, transcription factor 2 isoform X1, with product MMMMSLNSKQAFAMPHTSLPEPKYSSLHPSSSSSSSTLTSNAPSSSCSSSRHSSSTSGGGSEAMRRACLPTPPSNIFGGLDESLLARAEALAAVDIVSQTKSHHHPPHHSPFKPDATYHTMNTLPCTSSSSSSSSVPISHPSALASHHHHHHHHHHHQPHQALEGELLDHITPGLALAGAMAGPDGSVVSTPAHPAHMAGMNHMHQAALNMAHAHGLPSHMGCMSDVDADPRDLEAFAERFKQRRIKLGVTQADVGAALANLKIPGVGSLSQSTICRFESLTLSHNNMIALKPILQAWLEEAEKSHREKLNKPELFNGAEKKRKRTSIAAPEKRSLEAYFAIQPRPSSEKIAAIAEKLDLKKNVVRVWFCNQRQKQKRMKYSACV from the exons atgatgatgatgtctcTGAACAGCAAGCAGGCGTTCGCCATGCCTCACACCAGCTTGCCCGAGCCCAAGTATTCCAGCCTGcatccttcttcttcttcgtcgTCGTCCACTTTGACTTCGAACGCGCCCTCGTCCTCGTGCTCGTCCTCGCGCCACAGCAGCTCGACTAGCGGCGGCGGCTCGGAGGCGATGAGGCGCGCGTGTCTCCCAACCCCACCG AGCAATATATTCGGCGGCTTGGATGAGAGTTTGTTGGCCCGCGCGGAAGCTCTGGCGGCGGTGGATATAGTCTCGCAGACCAAGAGCCAccatcatcctcctcatcacaGCCCCTTCAAGCCGGACGCGACCTACCACACCATGAACACCTTGCCCTGCACCTCATCgtcttcatcctcatcatccGTGCCCATCTCGCACCCATCAGCCCTGGCtagccaccaccaccaccaccaccaccaccaccaccaccagccacACCAGGCACTGGAGGGAGAGCTGCTGGACCACATCACCCCGGGACTGGCGCTCGCCGGGGCCATGGCCGGCCCAGATGGCTCGGTGGTTTCCACGCCTGCGCACCCGGCCCACATGGCGGGCATGAACCACATGCACCAGGCAGCCCTCAACATGGCTCATGCTCACGGACTGCCATCACACATGGGCTGCATGAGCGACGTGGACGCTGATCCCAGGGACTTGGAAGCTTTCGCAGAGCGCTTTAAACAGCGACGGATCAAACTCGGCGTGACCCAGGCGGATGTAGGGGCAGCGCTGGCCAACCTGAAGATTCCTGGCGTTGGCTCTCTCAGCCAGAGTACCATCTGTCGATTCGAATCACTCACGTTGTCCCATAACAACATGATTGCGCTCAAGCCCATCCTACAAGCCTGGCTGGAAGAGGCAGAGAAGTCACACCGCGAGAAACTCAACAAACCCGAGCTCTTCAACGGGGCTGAAAAAAAACGGAAGCGGACGTCCATTGCAGCCCCAGAAAAGAGGTCTCTCGAAGCTTACTTCGCTATTCAGCCGCGTCCGTCTTCAGAGAAAATTGCAGCAATTGCCGAAAAGCTGGACCTGAAAAAGAACGTGGTACGGGTTTGGTTCTGCAACCAGCGGCAGAAACAAAAACGCATGAAATACTCGGCTTGCGTGTAG
- the pou4f2 gene encoding POU domain, class 4, transcription factor 2 isoform X2, protein MMMSLNSKQAFAMPHTSLPEPKYSSLHPSSSSGGGSEAMRRACLPTPPVLMCAFYLQLQSNIFGGLDESLLARAEALAAVDIVSQTKSHHHPPHHSPFKPDATYHTMNTLPCTSSSSSSSSVPISHPSALASHHHHHHHHHHHQPHQALEGELLDHITPGLALAGAMAGPDGSVVSTPAHPAHMAGMNHMHQAALNMAHAHGLPSHMGCMSDVDADPRDLEAFAERFKQRRIKLGVTQADVGAALANLKIPGVGSLSQSTICRFESLTLSHNNMIALKPILQAWLEEAEKSHREKLNKPELFNGAEKKRKRTSIAAPEKRSLEAYFAIQPRPSSEKIAAIAEKLDLKKNVVRVWFCNQRQKQKRMKYSACV, encoded by the exons atgatgatgtctcTGAACAGCAAGCAGGCGTTCGCCATGCCTCACACCAGCTTGCCCGAGCCCAAGTATTCCAGCCTGcatccttcttcttcttc CGGCGGCGGCTCGGAGGCGATGAGGCGCGCGTGTCTCCCAACCCCACCGGTAC ttatgtgtgcaTTCTATTTGCAATTGCAGAGCAATATATTCGGCGGCTTGGATGAGAGTTTGTTGGCCCGCGCGGAAGCTCTGGCGGCGGTGGATATAGTCTCGCAGACCAAGAGCCAccatcatcctcctcatcacaGCCCCTTCAAGCCGGACGCGACCTACCACACCATGAACACCTTGCCCTGCACCTCATCgtcttcatcctcatcatccGTGCCCATCTCGCACCCATCAGCCCTGGCtagccaccaccaccaccaccaccaccaccaccaccaccagccacACCAGGCACTGGAGGGAGAGCTGCTGGACCACATCACCCCGGGACTGGCGCTCGCCGGGGCCATGGCCGGCCCAGATGGCTCGGTGGTTTCCACGCCTGCGCACCCGGCCCACATGGCGGGCATGAACCACATGCACCAGGCAGCCCTCAACATGGCTCATGCTCACGGACTGCCATCACACATGGGCTGCATGAGCGACGTGGACGCTGATCCCAGGGACTTGGAAGCTTTCGCAGAGCGCTTTAAACAGCGACGGATCAAACTCGGCGTGACCCAGGCGGATGTAGGGGCAGCGCTGGCCAACCTGAAGATTCCTGGCGTTGGCTCTCTCAGCCAGAGTACCATCTGTCGATTCGAATCACTCACGTTGTCCCATAACAACATGATTGCGCTCAAGCCCATCCTACAAGCCTGGCTGGAAGAGGCAGAGAAGTCACACCGCGAGAAACTCAACAAACCCGAGCTCTTCAACGGGGCTGAAAAAAAACGGAAGCGGACGTCCATTGCAGCCCCAGAAAAGAGGTCTCTCGAAGCTTACTTCGCTATTCAGCCGCGTCCGTCTTCAGAGAAAATTGCAGCAATTGCCGAAAAGCTGGACCTGAAAAAGAACGTGGTACGGGTTTGGTTCTGCAACCAGCGGCAGAAACAAAAACGCATGAAATACTCGGCTTGCGTGTAG